From a region of the Aulosira sp. FACHB-615 genome:
- a CDS encoding ATP-grasp domain-containing protein, producing MIQKAFIQEKGNGRMEPEMADLLAELNHRGIPVETFTEKRLHRRQLPLATDTLVAGYIPVVLGALRQLGIDLPNLTDYPQCLQAFLHRQIWRSTVGQIIQRIYDDHAPIFAKPQNRKKQFTGHVFASPSDLMYLQGTSHRTPVYCSEVVEWLSEYRVFVIRGEIVGIKHYWGNSSVAVDLSVITEAVQLLNVSGEGTAAYGIDFGVLSDGVTALIEWNDGFALGSYGLDKSLYTDLIVTRWCELTGVFI from the coding sequence ATGATTCAGAAAGCATTTATCCAAGAAAAGGGTAATGGACGAATGGAACCGGAAATGGCTGATTTATTGGCGGAGTTAAATCACCGAGGAATTCCGGTTGAAACTTTTACCGAAAAACGTCTACACAGGCGACAGCTACCATTGGCTACTGACACATTAGTTGCTGGTTATATCCCAGTAGTATTGGGCGCATTACGACAGCTAGGTATAGATTTGCCAAATCTCACTGATTATCCCCAGTGTTTACAAGCATTTCTGCATCGGCAAATTTGGCGAAGCACAGTTGGGCAGATTATTCAGCGAATTTATGATGATCATGCACCCATATTTGCTAAACCTCAAAATCGCAAAAAGCAATTTACAGGTCATGTATTTGCCTCACCCAGCGATTTAATGTATTTGCAAGGAACATCTCACCGTACACCTGTATATTGTTCTGAGGTTGTTGAGTGGTTGTCAGAGTATCGGGTTTTTGTGATTCGCGGTGAGATTGTGGGAATTAAACATTACTGGGGAAATTCATCTGTAGCAGTTGATTTAAGCGTGATTACAGAAGCAGTGCAGTTGTTAAACGTTTCTGGTGAAGGAACTGCTGCTTACGGGATTGACTTTGGTGTTTTGTCAGATGGTGTTACTGCCCTGATTGAGTGGAACGATGGTTTTGCTTTAGGTAGCTATGGTTTGGATAAGTCTTTGTATACAGATTTAATTGTGACCCGATGGTGTGAACTGACTGGAGTATTCATTTAA